One Hevea brasiliensis isolate MT/VB/25A 57/8 unplaced genomic scaffold, ASM3005281v1 Scaf143, whole genome shotgun sequence DNA window includes the following coding sequences:
- the LOC131176503 gene encoding GEM-like protein 4: protein MKNPSQNQVIGIPINSELYTHGRPARGFLADPATQYHPSSSSNCYSTFKHSKVDSVFKRMNKLGKKADNFAKGVREHVRLGSNICETVKGKFSLGAKILQVGGMEKIFKQLFGVEEEEKLLKVSQCYLSTTAGPIAGLLFISTYKVAFCSERSIKFSSPNDKSIRINYKVLIPLTKVKRVKKSENMKNPSQKYMEIVTVDEFDFWFMGFLNYQKTFKCLQQAVSQSIND, encoded by the exons ATGAAGAACCCATCTCAGAATCAAGTTATTGGAATTCCAATCAACTCAGAATTATACACACATGGAAGGCCAGCAAGAGGATTTTTAGCTGACCCTGCAACACAATACCATCCATCATCTTCTTCAAATTGCTATTCCACATTCAAGCATA GTAAAGTAGATTCAGTGTTCAAGAGAATGAACAAATTAGGGAAGAAAGCTGACAATTTTGCAAAAGGTGTTCGAGAGCATG TGAGATTGGGCTCAAATATCTGTGAAACTGTGAAAGGAAAGTTCAGCTTAGGGGCTAAAATTCTTCAAGTTGGTGGTATGGAGAAAATTTTCAAGCAGCTGTTTGgagttgaagaagaagagaaattgcTAAAGGTTTCCCAGTGCTACCTTTCAACCACAGCAGGTCCCATTGCAGGCCTCTTGTTTATCTCCACTTACAAGGTTGCCTTCTGCAGTGAGAGATCAATCAAATTCTCTTCTCCAAATGACAAATCAATCAGAATCAATTACAAG GTTTTGATCCCACTTACAAAGGTTAAAAGAGTTAAAAAGAGTGAGAACATGAAGAACCCATCCCAAAAGTATATGGAAATAGTTACTGTGGATGAGTTTGATTTCTGGTTTATGGGTTTCTTGAATTATCAGAAGACTTTCAAATGTCTTCAGCAGGCAGTCTCCCAAAGCATTAATGATTAA